One genomic window of Coregonus clupeaformis isolate EN_2021a chromosome 12, ASM2061545v1, whole genome shotgun sequence includes the following:
- the LOC121578445 gene encoding nucleolar protein 56: MQQGMRFVVKEVEEIGMLLPPVEDCVLNIGKFHGMVSLAAFFPFKSAQAALENINAISEGVVHADLKLFLETNLPVGGVRLHFHSRVKGLTAQAASKAQLGLGHSYSRAKVKFNVNRSDNMIIQSIALLDQLDKDINTFSMRVREWYGYHFPELIKIVTDNSTYCKMAQLIGNRKELSEESLEEVVMDGAKAQAVLEASRSSMGMDISPIDLINIERFSNRVVSLAAYRLELQEYLRSKMSQVAPNLAALIGDVVGARLISHAGSLTNLAKYPASTVQILGAEKALFRALKTRGNTPKYGLIFHSTFIGRAAAKNKGRISRYLANKCTIASRIDAFSEVPTCVFGDKLRDQVEERLSFYETGEAPRKNLDVMKEAVIQVSYDTDMGFILCLLMVRTETVIVVVKKHAAEAVQMEEEAPAAENGDPIAKKKNKRKSEAMVVAPETPQTEKKKKKYAD; encoded by the exons ATGCAGCAGGGTATGCGCTTTGTCGTCAAGGAGGTGGAAGAAATTGGCATGCTTTTGCCACCG GTTGAAGACTGCGTTCTAAACATTGGGAAATTCCATGGTATGGTGAGCTTAGCTGCTTTCTTCCCATTCAAGTCTGCTCAGGCTGCGCTAGAAAATATTAACGCCATATCAGAAG GTGTGGTCCACGCTGACCTGAAGCTGTTTCTGGAGACTAACCTGCCCGTAGGGG GTGTGCGTCTCCACTTCCACTCCCGGGTGAAGGGGCTGACTGCCCAGGCTGCCTCCAAGGCCCAGCTGGGTCTGGGCCACAGCTACTCCAGAGCCAAGGTCAAGTTCAACGTCAACAGGTCTGACAACATGATCATCCAGTCCATCGCCCTCCTGGACCAGCTGGACAAGGACATCAACACATTCTCCATGCGTGTGCG TGAGTGGTATGGCTACCACTTCCCAGAGCTGATCAAGATAGTGACTGACAACTCTACGTACTGCAAGATGGCCCAGCTGATCGGCAACAGAAAGGAGCTGAGCGAGGAGAGCCTGGAGGAGGTGGTGATGGACGGTGCCAAGGCCCAGGCTGTCCTGGAGGCATCCCGCAGCTCCATGG GCATGGACATCTCTCCCATCGACCTGATCAACATTGAGAGGTTCTCCAACCGTGTAGTCTCGCTAGCTGCCTACAGGCTGGAGCTCCAGGAGTACCTGCGCTCTAAGATGAGCCAGGTGGCCCCCAACCTGGCTGCACTCATAGGAGATGTG gtgggaGCACGTCTGATCTCCCACGCTGGCAGCCTGACCAACCTGGCCAAGTACCCAGCCTCCACCGTGCAGATCCTGGGCGCTGAGAAGGCCCTGTTCAG GGCTCTGAAGACCCGTGGCAACACTCCTAAGTATGGCCTCATCTTCCACTCGACCTTCATCGGCCGTGCTGCTGCCAAGAACAAAGGGCGTATCTCCCGTTACCTCGCCAACAAGTGCACAATTGCCTCACGAATTGATGCCTTCTCTG AGGTGCCCACCTGTGTGTTTGGTGACAAGCTGCGTGACCAGGTGGAGGAGCGCCTGTCGTTCTACGAGACGGGCGAGGCACCTCGCAAGAACCTGGATGTCATGAAAGAGGCTGTGATACAGGTGAGCTATGACACTGACATGGGATTCATCTTGTGTTT GCTAATGGTGAGAACGGAGACGGTGATCGTTGTGGTAAAGAAGCATGCAGCAGAGGCTGTCCAAATGGAGGAAGAGGCTCCAGCAGCAGAGAACGGAGACCCCATAGCCAAGAAGAAAAATAAACGAAAGAGTGAGGCAATGGTGGTGGCCCCAGAAACACCCCAGACtgagaagaaaaagaaaaaatatgCCGACTAG